The DNA sequence agggctggtttggtattgctgtactttgaaaaaaaaactgctgtgagaataagcggttgtgctgtgagaataagcgactgtgaaataaatcagcggagtgtttggtaaacttttttgtaaaactgcttttggaaaaaaaaaacaatctgatagtgggtattttcattaaaggagcactgtaactccgtgtactttgaaaaaaaaaaccagttttccaaagctgcaaatagtagcttcaactttttcctttgatttcagcttattctcacagcaacttccaaaataagcctttttttttagtttaccaaacacctaaaaccctcacagtttttttttatggatgttttttttttttttttaagcatctcactcccaaaccaccattAATATGCAGAgagatgcacaaaatcggattGCAATCAAACACTTACCGCACCTGCAGTATCAATGAACTCCCTCATTTTGCTCCAGTTGAGACTTGAGACTTCTCAGAGCGTTTAAATAGCCAATGGCATTTCCGTAATTTCGTGGATTTTCAAGCCCAATAATATTCCCTTTGTTCTTAAAAATCCTACCTGCGCGGAGTGTGGATGGATATGCCGCCAATGTTCCCAAGCAAAGCATCAAAAACTCCAAGCAGCGACAAAGTCCAAGGGGGAGCGATGGGTCTGCTCTCGTGGTGGAAAGGGAATGAGTCTACACCCCTAACCAAGACCAGCCCGGATCCGAAACCGGCCGAACCTGCTCCCGGCATGAACGGCGCCGTTGAGGTGCCTCGACCCCCCGCCGCCGCCAACATCACCGTCTTCGAGTTCGGATCAGTCGCGGCTTCAGCCGATAAGGTCACTCTCGCCGGGTACTGTCCGGTCTCCGAAGACCTGGAGCCCTGCCGCTGGGAGATCCTCCCCGCTAGTGGCTCCGACGCGCCCCAGTTTCGAGTGGTCTTCTAAGCACTCACCcctgtgtctgtgtgtgtgtgagcaGTTAATCATTGTATGTTCAGACTCAGTAGTGTAATTTCCAGCTATGAATGATATGATGAGAATTTCAGTTGAGGTTTTGTCGTAgacaatttcaagtttttggcTTTGGATTGTGTTCATGGATGGACAATTTAGAGGGGgtggtattcaattaggatttttagAGAGTTTCAGGGAATTTAAATCTATAGAAtttgagagagtttgagagaaaaaaaaaaggaattctCAGAGATTTTGAGTGAATTTTACATGATTTATGAGATAATTCTTTACATGGGGTTAGAGAATTGCAGAGAATTTGATCAacaattttcttctctttacgAGCTAAAATTTTCATCCTACTAACACCGAAGGTGACGAAAGCTATTAATtaatacaaaagct is a window from the Malus domestica chromosome 16, GDT2T_hap1 genome containing:
- the LOC103429297 gene encoding uncharacterized protein, which gives rise to MDMPPMFPSKASKTPSSDKVQGGAMGLLSWWKGNESTPLTKTSPDPKPAEPAPGMNGAVEVPRPPAAANITVFEFGSVAASADKVTLAGYCPVSEDLEPCRWEILPASGSDAPQFRVVF